From one Lycium ferocissimum isolate CSIRO_LF1 chromosome 5, AGI_CSIRO_Lferr_CH_V1, whole genome shotgun sequence genomic stretch:
- the LOC132057131 gene encoding laccase-17-like encodes MGYCNLSCSTSMAATLLFGFAIFWLLPQSAFCMTRHYTFNIVKHNVTRLCTTKSIVSVNGRYPGPRLVAREGDRVIVKVVNRVSNNITIHWHGIRQITSGWADGPAYITQCPIQTNQSYTYNFTISGQRGTLFWHAHISWLRATVYGPIIILPRRNESYPFKKPYKQIPILFGEWWNVDPEAVINQALQTGGGPNVSDAYTFNGLPGPLYNCSSKDTFKLKVKPGKTYMLRLINAAMNDEMFFSIANHTLTIVEVDAVYTKPFHTNVLFITPGQTTNVLLRTKPYYPNATFLMAARPYFTGQGTFDNSTVAGILEYELPLNSSPTNKNKIKIFKPTLPNITSTSFVANYTKKLRSLASIRFPANVPQSVNKRFLFTVGLGSSPCPKNMTCQGPNGTKFAASVNNISFALPKTALLQSHYFGQSNGVYTTDFPTSPINPFNYTGTSPNNTLVTNATKLVVLPFNSSVEVVLQDTSILGAENHPLHLHGYNFFIVGEGFGDFDPNKDPANFNLKDPVERNTFGVPAGGWVAFRFFADNPGVWFMHCHFEVHTSWGLRMAWLVLDGPLLSQKLPPPPSDLPKC; translated from the exons ATGGGCTACTGTAATCTTTCTTGTTCAACTTCTATGGCAGCAACTTTGCTCTTTGGATTTGCCATATTTTGGCTATTGCCTCAATCTGCATTTTGCATGACTAGGCATTATACATTCAAT ATTGTGAAGCATAACGTAACTAGATTATGCACCACAAAGAGCATAGTTAGCGTGAATGGGCGTTATCCTGGCCCTCGTCTTGTTGCAAGAGAAGGTGATCGAGTGATCGTTAAGGTGGTTAACCGCGTATCCAACAATATCACTATTCACTG GCATGGAATTAGGCAAATTACAAGCGGATGGGCGGATGGACCAGCATACATTACACAATGTCCGATACAAACTAACCAGAGCTACACATATAACTTCACGATCAGCGGTCAGAGAGGAACTCTGTTCTGGCATGCTCATATTTCATGGCTGAGAGCAACAGTTTATGGACCTATTATCATCCTGCCACGGCGCAACGAGTCCTATCCATTTAAGAAACCTTACAAGCAAATTCCAATCTTATTTG GGGAATGGTGGAATGTAGACCCTGAGGCTGTAATTAACCAAGCTCTTCAGACAGGAGGTGGTCCAAATGTTTCAGATGCATACACCTTCAATGGCCTCCCAGGACCCTTGTATAATTGTTCCTCTAAAG ATACATTCAAGCTGAAGGTGAAGCCGGGAAAGACTTACATGCTACGTTTGATCAACGCTGCAATGAATGATGAGATGTTCTTCAGCATTGCCAATCATACCCTCACTATCGTTGAAGTAGATGCTGTTTACACCAAACCATTTCACACAAATGTACTATTTATCACCCCTGGTCAAACCACCAATGTTCTTCTTAGAACAAAGCCGTATTACCCGAATGCCACCTTCCTAATGGCGGCTCGGCCATACTTCACTGGCCAAGGAACGTTTGACAACTCCACTGTTGCTGGAATCCTAGAATATGAACTCCCCTTAAATAGTTCTCccacaaacaaaaataaaatcaagatttttaaaCCAACCCTACCAAATATCACTTCAACAAGTTTTGTTGCCAATTATACCAAGAAACTCCGTAGCTTAGCCAGCATTCGGTTCCCAGCAAACGTTCCACAAAGTGTTAACAAGCGTTTTCTCTTTACAGTAGGACTTGGCTCGAGCCCCTGCCCTAAAAACATGACTTGTCAAGGACCTAATGGCACAAAATTTGCAGCATCGGTGAACAATATATCTTTTGCTCTTCCAAAAACAGCACTGCTGCAATCTCACTATTTTGGACAGTCTAATGGGGTTTACACCACAGATTTTCCGACCAGCCCTATAAATCCATTCAACTATACAGGAACATCACCAAACAACACTTTAGTAACCAATGCAACAAAGCTTGTTGTCTTGCCATTTAATTCGAGTGTTGAGGTTGTGCTGCAGGACACCAGCATTCTCGGCGCTGAAAATCACCCCCTTCACCTCCACGGttacaatttcttcattgttggtGAAGGATTTGGTGACTTTGATCCTAATAAAGACCCTGCCAACTTCAATCTCAAGGACCCTGTAGAGAGGAACACGTTCGGTGTCCCTGCTGGTGGATGGGTTGCTTTTAGATTCTTTGCAGACAATCCAG GAGTATGGTTCATGCATTGCCATTTTGAAGTGCACACAAGTTGGGGATTGAGGATGGCTTGGTTGGTGTTAGACGGGCCGTTACTGAGTCAAAAGCTGCCTCCTCCACCTTCAGATCTTCCAAAATGTTGA